In the genome of Candidatus Paceibacterota bacterium, one region contains:
- a CDS encoding helix-turn-helix domain containing protein — MKLQALKLRKKGYSIKDIAVRLKVSKSSASVWCSDIMLTSAQRSFLAKKAHNAGLKGRMMGAQANKNKKIENIKKYEKIGGKYIGKISKRERTLIAVALYWAEGSKKDGPFSCVNSDPWMIKIIYRWLREDLDVQKKDFVIRVAINLSHKVRIGDVLKFWSNLLDLPREFFKPTSFIKTTQKKVYQNHNTYYGTLILRVRKSTNLKYRMLGLIEGIKTNLSE, encoded by the coding sequence TTGAAACTCCAAGCTTTGAAACTCAGGAAGAAGGGTTATTCTATAAAAGACATAGCCGTGCGTTTAAAAGTATCTAAAAGCTCAGCAAGTGTCTGGTGTTCCGATATTATGCTCACCTCTGCGCAAAGAAGTTTTTTAGCAAAGAAAGCACACAATGCCGGATTGAAAGGAAGAATGATGGGAGCACAGGCTAATAAAAACAAGAAAATAGAAAATATAAAAAAATATGAGAAGATAGGTGGAAAATATATAGGTAAAATCTCTAAAAGAGAAAGGACTCTCATTGCAGTCGCCCTTTATTGGGCTGAAGGATCAAAGAAAGACGGTCCATTTAGTTGTGTGAATTCAGACCCTTGGATGATTAAAATTATATATAGATGGCTTCGTGAGGATTTGGATGTCCAAAAGAAAGATTTTGTCATAAGGGTTGCCATTAATCTTTCACACAAGGTTAGGATAGGGGATGTTTTGAAGTTTTGGTCTAATCTGTTAGACTTACCGCGTGAGTTTTTTAAGCCAACTTCTTTTATAAAAACAACTCAGAAGAAGGTGTACCAAAATCACAATACTTATTACGGTACCCTTATTTTAAGGGTTAGAAAGAGTACCAATTTAAAGTATAGGATGCTAGGATTGATTGAAGGTATAAAAACAAATTTGTCGGAGTAG